One region of Pseudomonas sp. B21-040 genomic DNA includes:
- the mksE gene encoding Mks condensin complex protein MksE, whose amino-acid sequence MHLDLSELSQLAPIFRELFKGYHVSRRDPELYAQLSNFQDQYRTLFKALGFELVCDTRGFYYFVPDLAAAAVNKTAQRLALFTFILVEHLADQGRDPVAVLDGGSLGRDELPSLLEKYRDLFIQAEVQTQEELEEKIMRRMTQLGFASEENGIYRFLPPMHRFLDVCLSVQQDRDLAASLHSVLPLPVPVLIDDDSDEKLLETDDPLDLSEFEGESEEDAMARAIAEEQELDA is encoded by the coding sequence ATGCATCTTGATCTATCCGAACTGTCTCAGCTGGCGCCGATCTTTCGCGAGCTGTTCAAGGGCTACCACGTCAGCCGCCGCGACCCGGAGCTGTACGCGCAACTGTCGAATTTCCAGGACCAGTACCGCACGCTGTTCAAGGCATTGGGCTTTGAACTGGTATGCGACACGCGTGGTTTCTACTACTTCGTGCCGGACCTGGCCGCCGCGGCGGTGAACAAGACCGCGCAACGTCTGGCGCTGTTCACCTTCATCCTCGTCGAGCATCTGGCCGATCAGGGCCGTGACCCGGTCGCCGTGCTCGACGGCGGTAGCCTCGGTCGCGATGAACTGCCGTCGCTGCTGGAGAAGTACCGCGACCTGTTCATCCAGGCCGAGGTGCAGACTCAGGAAGAACTCGAAGAAAAAATCATGCGCCGCATGACTCAACTCGGTTTCGCCAGTGAAGAAAACGGCATCTACCGTTTCCTGCCGCCGATGCACCGCTTCCTTGATGTCTGCCTGTCGGTGCAGCAGGACCGTGACCTGGCGGCCAGCCTGCACAGCGTGTTGCCACTGCCGGTGCCGGTGCTGATCGATGACGACAGTGACGAAAAACTGTTGGAAACCGATGACCCGTTGGACCTCAGCGAATTCGAGGGTGAAAGCGAAGAAGACGCCATGGCCCGCGCCATTGCCGAAGAACAGGAGCTCGACGCATGA
- the mksB gene encoding Mks condensin complex protein MksB produces the protein MIEPKRVLRALAEHWALLEPLCEHFDQGTLSLNELRSQLAAQQLDSTPQDITSLLDVWIRLDILVPVAKSPNRFELNAQIHDFLAYLRREHRLGLCLEIEAYLRHLERLAGYIQDAFDIRDGNDLARQLRLLDMRVRDVLKKLDNDEQALVAVAERAKTSDRQIPLRQRYAEVLATWDEYVEPMIDLVNADGAFEQGVRKVETVLLKMLSEQQRLGHLVDDDMLLRTHARILEMQTSAQLTLRHARELLLPLREEARRHNAVTRGAALALSMIRRKGIDAVPQAAMPMFTRPQSTFLGSASQVEAYVYALARFEPKPARFPKAHKTQKGEAPRAPRTVREMLERCEDALPMPDLMTWLLEQEPDGATDELLYWFSRLSREKRFKRERLERREYHTHEHQVSLRSFALLSASDTAEDSASTPYAS, from the coding sequence ATGATCGAACCCAAGCGCGTCTTGCGCGCCCTCGCTGAACACTGGGCACTTCTGGAGCCACTGTGCGAGCACTTCGACCAAGGCACTCTGAGCCTCAACGAATTGCGTTCACAGTTGGCCGCCCAGCAACTCGACAGTACGCCACAGGACATCACCAGCCTGCTGGACGTGTGGATCCGCCTCGATATTCTGGTTCCGGTGGCGAAAAGCCCGAACCGCTTCGAGCTCAATGCGCAGATCCACGACTTCCTCGCTTACCTGCGCCGTGAGCACCGTCTGGGCCTGTGCCTGGAAATCGAAGCCTACTTGCGTCACCTCGAACGCCTGGCCGGTTACATTCAGGACGCTTTCGACATTCGTGACGGCAACGATCTGGCGCGCCAGTTGCGCTTGCTCGATATGCGCGTACGCGACGTATTGAAGAAGCTCGACAACGACGAACAGGCGCTGGTGGCCGTGGCCGAAAGGGCCAAGACCAGCGACCGGCAGATTCCGTTGCGTCAGCGCTACGCCGAAGTCCTGGCGACCTGGGACGAATACGTCGAGCCGATGATCGACCTGGTGAACGCCGACGGCGCCTTCGAACAAGGTGTGCGCAAGGTCGAAACCGTCCTGCTCAAGATGCTCAGCGAGCAGCAGCGCCTTGGCCACCTGGTCGATGACGACATGCTGCTGCGTACCCACGCACGCATCCTCGAAATGCAGACCAGCGCCCAATTGACCCTGCGCCATGCCCGCGAGTTGCTGCTGCCGCTGCGTGAAGAAGCCCGCCGCCACAACGCCGTGACCCGTGGCGCCGCGCTGGCGCTGTCGATGATCCGTCGCAAGGGCATCGACGCCGTACCGCAAGCGGCGATGCCGATGTTCACCCGTCCGCAAAGCACCTTCCTTGGCAGCGCCAGTCAGGTTGAAGCCTACGTGTATGCGCTGGCCCGGTTCGAACCAAAACCGGCGCGTTTCCCCAAGGCCCACAAGACCCAGAAAGGCGAAGCCCCGCGCGCGCCACGTACCGTTCGCGAAATGCTCGAACGCTGCGAAGACGCCCTGCCGATGCCCGACTTGATGACTTGGCTGCTGGAGCAGGAACCGGACGGCGCGACCGACGAATTGCTTTATTGGTTCTCGCGCCTGTCGCGGGAAAAACGCTTCAAACGCGAGCGTCTGGAACGCCGCGAATACCACACTCATGAGCACCAGGTCAGCCTGCGCTCCTTCGCCCTGCTCTCGGCCAGCGACACCGCCGAGGATTCTGCGAGCACTCCCTATGCATCTTGA
- the rimI gene encoding ribosomal protein S18-alanine N-acetyltransferase: MSDAVSFRPMTEADLDAVLKVEYAAYSHPWTRGIFLDGLGKYQIWLMFEGQQQVGHGVVQIILDEAHLLNITVKPENQGRGLGLTLLEHLMSIAYKAEARECFLEVRDSNRSAFRLYERYGFNEIGRRRDYYPAVGGREDAVVMACTLVD, encoded by the coding sequence ATGAGTGACGCTGTATCGTTCCGCCCGATGACCGAGGCGGACCTGGACGCTGTACTGAAAGTCGAATACGCGGCGTATAGCCATCCCTGGACACGCGGGATATTCCTCGATGGCCTGGGCAAGTACCAGATCTGGCTGATGTTCGAAGGGCAGCAGCAGGTGGGTCATGGCGTGGTGCAGATCATTCTTGATGAGGCGCACCTGCTCAACATCACCGTCAAGCCGGAAAACCAAGGCCGCGGCCTGGGTTTGACGCTGCTTGAACACCTGATGTCGATTGCCTACAAGGCCGAGGCGCGGGAGTGCTTCCTGGAAGTTCGCGACAGCAATCGGTCGGCGTTTCGCCTGTATGAACGGTACGGGTTCAACGAGATTGGCCGGCGCCGGGATTACTACCCGGCGGTGGGTGGGCGCGAAGATGCGGTGGTCATGGCCTGTACGCTGGTCGACTGA
- a CDS encoding energy transducer TonB gives MQVVNWLPRTELPFAAPSRPELLEMPEPLVVAPVVLAPVPETPVEPLVKPAERVKIEVPRPSLASTRTNAKVEEEAAPVVAKAVQVPPPRFALQLLRAGRCLLLVELPTGETFQTRDPAYLLLKDMLRAAGLPDSPQIVGEPVRWPLLARGTMDQGPEAARDFVQGFLSARIEDAPCVCVWLIGLPAVRFAGEANAESFNREIQVEGLGSVWALPGLELLMEEPQRKADVWQAMRRLMARWKESNE, from the coding sequence ATGCAGGTGGTCAACTGGCTACCGCGCACCGAATTGCCCTTTGCCGCGCCCTCGCGCCCCGAACTGCTCGAGATGCCTGAGCCGTTGGTCGTCGCCCCGGTAGTGCTGGCTCCAGTGCCTGAAACGCCTGTGGAGCCGCTGGTCAAACCGGCCGAACGGGTGAAAATCGAGGTGCCGCGTCCATCGTTGGCCAGTACGCGCACCAACGCCAAGGTCGAAGAAGAGGCTGCTCCGGTCGTCGCCAAGGCGGTGCAAGTGCCGCCACCGCGCTTCGCCCTGCAATTGCTGCGCGCCGGTCGTTGCCTGCTGCTGGTGGAGTTACCCACAGGCGAAACGTTCCAGACCCGCGATCCCGCTTATCTGCTACTCAAGGACATGCTGCGCGCTGCCGGTTTGCCGGACAGCCCGCAGATCGTCGGCGAGCCGGTACGCTGGCCGCTGCTGGCTCGCGGCACCATGGATCAGGGCCCGGAAGCGGCTCGCGACTTCGTGCAAGGCTTTCTTTCGGCGCGCATCGAAGACGCGCCGTGTGTCTGCGTATGGCTGATCGGCCTGCCGGCGGTGCGTTTTGCCGGTGAGGCGAACGCCGAATCGTTCAACCGTGAAATCCAGGTCGAAGGCCTGGGCTCGGTCTGGGCCCTGCCGGGTCTGGAATTATTAATGGAAGAGCCACAGCGTAAGGCTGATGTCTGGCAAGCCATGCGTCGGCTGATGGCGCGCTGGAAAGAATCAAATGAGTGA